The Prevotella melaninogenica genome window below encodes:
- a CDS encoding glycosyltransferase produces the protein MKVTMISVMMPAAENIRGTSALPYHLLAGRDRSIEVILYSYNLNRLSKEQIDSVAKELNIKICLLPVPWWYNFFLRFLLPFRILLNYPIGNYISLSSSQLDTIINDYPDAIWIYGEELSRVSCQLKDFRRIHTLPDCESLYYYRMLGKRFAIRNRIRFWRSAFMYPKYLNMEKQFDTSSNIHYHLVGKEDVNFLEEICPGIQAHFLRHPHYQVAKPAKVISFNSPKIKVLFAGQYNLYMQQDADMLIDCLIKSKDLSELKEHYVYTFLGKGWDNHVERLNKAGYETHHIKFAPDYIEEICKHDIQVTPICIGTGTKGKVLDAIANGLLVVGSWYALENIAVEHNVSCIQYEEIKDVVNILKKIHLNPSKYEAIAECGRENILQKHNGETTSKELFCLFK, from the coding sequence ATGAAAGTCACTATGATTTCTGTGATGATGCCTGCTGCGGAAAATATCCGTGGTACAAGTGCATTGCCTTATCATTTACTTGCTGGTAGAGATAGAAGTATAGAGGTAATTCTTTATTCGTATAACTTAAATCGGCTTTCTAAAGAGCAGATTGATTCTGTAGCAAAGGAACTTAATATAAAGATTTGTTTATTGCCAGTACCATGGTGGTATAATTTTTTCCTTAGATTTCTTTTACCATTTAGAATATTATTGAATTATCCTATTGGTAATTATATTAGCTTAAGTTCTTCACAATTAGATACTATTATTAATGATTATCCTGATGCTATATGGATTTATGGCGAGGAGTTATCTCGTGTCAGTTGTCAATTAAAGGATTTTAGGCGAATACATACATTGCCAGATTGTGAATCTCTCTATTATTATAGGATGCTTGGTAAGCGTTTCGCAATAAGAAATAGAATAAGATTTTGGAGATCAGCGTTTATGTATCCTAAGTATCTGAATATGGAGAAACAGTTTGATACATCTTCAAATATTCACTATCATTTGGTAGGTAAAGAGGATGTTAATTTCCTTGAGGAGATTTGTCCTGGAATTCAAGCTCATTTTCTTCGTCACCCTCATTATCAAGTTGCAAAACCTGCTAAGGTTATTTCCTTTAATTCTCCAAAAATAAAGGTTTTATTTGCAGGGCAGTATAACTTGTATATGCAGCAGGATGCTGATATGCTGATAGATTGTCTGATAAAATCTAAAGATCTCTCAGAACTAAAAGAACATTATGTATATACTTTTTTAGGTAAGGGATGGGATAATCATGTAGAGAGACTTAATAAAGCAGGGTATGAAACTCATCATATAAAATTTGCCCCTGATTATATTGAAGAAATTTGTAAACATGATATTCAGGTAACACCTATATGTATAGGTACAGGTACTAAGGGAAAAGTCCTAGACGCAATTGCTAATGGTTTATTGGTTGTTGGTTCGTGGTATGCATTGGAAAATATAGCAGTAGAGCATAATGTTTCATGTATACAATATGAAGAGATAAAAGATGTTGTTAACATTCTAAAGAAAATACACCTTAATCCTTCTAAGTATGAGGCTATAGCTGAGTGTGGTAGAGAAAATATTTTGCAGAAGCATAACGGAGAGACTACTTCTAAAGAGCTTTTCTGTCTCTTCAAGTAG
- a CDS encoding nucleotide sugar dehydrogenase, translating to MISKEIKIAVIGLGYVGLPLARLFSTKFQTVGFDMNQGRVDALMAGHDATLEVSDELLQSALENGFVCTTNLEDIKDCNFYVVAVPTPVDVNNRPDLKPLWGASETVGKVISKGDVVVYESTVYPGVTEEECLPVVEKVSGLTFNKDFFAGYSPERINPGDKEHTVEKIKKVTSGSTPEIADLVDNVYNAVLINGTHKAPSIKVAEASKIIENSQRDVNIAFMNELAKIFNAMGIDTRDVIDAAASKWNFIKLNPGLVGGHCISVDPYYLIQKAQVYGVLPRIMSAARRLNDGMGDYVANQTIKMMNKKGALVKDSNILILGITFKENCPDVRNTKVVDIYSTLSEYTSNITVLDPWANVERVKKEYGIDAVASLPKDKKYDAIILAVSHKQFADTDWREKLNENGVIYDVKGFLNRDIVDGRL from the coding sequence ATGATAAGCAAAGAAATTAAAATAGCTGTTATTGGCTTAGGTTATGTTGGCTTGCCTTTGGCTAGGTTATTCTCAACAAAGTTTCAGACTGTTGGTTTTGATATGAATCAGGGTCGTGTTGATGCGTTAATGGCTGGTCATGATGCTACTTTAGAAGTATCAGATGAATTATTACAATCTGCTTTGGAAAATGGATTTGTCTGTACAACTAACCTTGAGGATATTAAAGACTGTAATTTTTATGTTGTTGCCGTACCAACGCCAGTTGACGTAAACAATCGTCCTGACTTGAAACCTCTTTGGGGTGCAAGTGAGACGGTTGGTAAAGTTATTTCTAAGGGAGATGTTGTTGTCTACGAGTCAACAGTTTATCCAGGCGTAACGGAAGAAGAATGTTTACCTGTAGTAGAGAAAGTTTCTGGCTTAACATTCAATAAAGACTTTTTTGCAGGTTATTCTCCTGAGCGTATAAACCCAGGCGATAAGGAGCATACTGTAGAGAAAATTAAAAAGGTAACATCGGGTTCTACTCCTGAGATTGCTGATTTGGTAGATAATGTGTATAATGCAGTTCTTATTAACGGAACACATAAAGCACCTTCTATCAAAGTAGCGGAAGCTTCAAAGATTATTGAGAACTCTCAACGTGACGTTAACATTGCGTTTATGAATGAGTTGGCTAAGATCTTTAATGCAATGGGTATCGATACAAGAGATGTAATAGATGCTGCTGCTTCTAAGTGGAATTTTATTAAGTTGAATCCTGGTTTAGTTGGTGGCCATTGTATCAGTGTAGATCCTTATTATCTCATTCAAAAGGCACAGGTCTATGGTGTCTTGCCACGTATCATGTCTGCAGCACGTAGATTGAATGACGGTATGGGAGATTACGTCGCAAATCAGACAATCAAGATGATGAATAAGAAGGGTGCACTCGTCAAGGATTCTAATATCTTGATACTTGGTATCACCTTTAAGGAAAATTGTCCTGATGTACGTAATACTAAGGTTGTTGATATCTATTCTACATTGTCGGAATACACTTCAAACATTACGGTCTTAGACCCATGGGCTAATGTTGAAAGAGTGAAGAAAGAATATGGGATTGATGCTGTCGCGTCTTTGCCTAAGGATAAGAAATATGATGCTATTATTCTTGCCGTTTCTCATAAGCAGTTTGCTGATACGGACTGGAGAGAGAAATTAAATGAGAATGGTGTTATTTATGACGTCAAAGGCTTCTTAAATAGAGATATTGTTGATGGACGACTATAA
- a CDS encoding glycosyltransferase: MDDYKYKLSIIIPMYNAEKYIGICLDSILGSNLLKEEYEIVIVNDGSQDKSPEIAQDYALRYSNVTYLTQENQGQSTARNYGIKTCQGEYVWCVDADDKVISELLPKIIEALDEYKNLDILAIQLQNVTEGGQYLDVECSQPTLEHNKVLSGVEAVLSGYNPSSICALITKKQLFIDNNIFFVKGITHQDVELTYRLMPCATNVVFSDITPYLYIYHPNSTSKSMVPEKKIKYIKDDIYIINSFRRLALSFKDINPQLYSVIFNRSQNVLFGLVYSLYKNKKEWGKLGINSVIIDEMKKEQLYPMKGHFDSLKKSLFVKLFLNIPCLIK; encoded by the coding sequence ATGGACGACTATAAATATAAACTTAGCATAATAATCCCAATGTATAACGCAGAGAAGTACATTGGGATTTGCTTAGACTCTATTCTTGGCTCCAATCTACTAAAAGAGGAGTATGAAATAGTTATCGTTAATGATGGGTCACAAGATAAATCCCCAGAGATAGCTCAAGACTATGCTTTAAGATATTCTAATGTAACATACTTAACTCAAGAGAATCAAGGACAGAGTACTGCGAGAAATTATGGAATAAAAACTTGTCAAGGTGAATATGTTTGGTGTGTAGATGCTGATGATAAAGTTATAAGTGAGCTGTTGCCAAAGATTATTGAAGCTTTAGACGAATATAAAAATTTGGATATTTTGGCTATTCAACTTCAGAACGTAACAGAAGGAGGACAGTATTTAGATGTTGAATGTAGTCAGCCTACGCTTGAGCACAATAAGGTTTTATCTGGTGTAGAGGCAGTTCTTTCTGGTTATAATCCTTCTTCAATCTGTGCTTTAATTACAAAGAAGCAATTATTTATTGATAATAATATATTCTTTGTGAAGGGAATTACACATCAAGATGTTGAGTTGACATATAGACTTATGCCGTGTGCAACGAATGTTGTGTTTAGCGATATAACTCCTTATCTGTATATATATCATCCAAATTCTACCAGCAAGTCTATGGTACCAGAGAAGAAGATAAAATACATTAAGGATGATATTTATATTATAAATTCTTTCCGTAGGTTAGCTTTGTCTTTTAAGGATATAAACCCTCAGTTATATAGTGTAATATTTAATCGAAGCCAGAATGTGCTGTTTGGTTTGGTATACTCTTTATATAAAAACAAAAAAGAATGGGGAAAGCTTGGTATCAATTCTGTTATTATAGATGAAATGAAAAAAGAACAGTTATATCCAATGAAGGGACATTTTGATTCATTGAAGAAATCATTATTTGTAAAGTTGTTTTTGAATATTCCTTGTTTAATTAAATAA
- a CDS encoding glycosyltransferase WbsX family protein — protein sequence MKPKIIAFYLPQYHPTPENDEWWGKGFTEWTNVGRAKSLFKGHDQPRVPTELGYYDLRLPVVREQQAELARKAGVTAFCYWHYWFGNGKQMLSEIFDEVLSSGQPDFPFCLGWANHSWFAKSWDKTTPNKLLVKQEYPGIEDQIQHFQYLLRAFKDPRYIKVDNKPFLLIFDPFTLPDIYIENFRKFAKEAGFPDLYIVANSYKIELSPNYFTEKGYDAVSYARLSSLWAEKIRRMGKLERNFFSMYRVFKQLVTGRPRGARDYSKDFPKLITKQDKDRRIIPQIVPQWDHSPRSEHAADLIYYNSTPESFYLHCLDAFEVLKDKSEDEQILILKSWNEWGEGNYMEPDISNGDGYIKALRKALNKVSK from the coding sequence ATGAAGCCTAAAATAATTGCATTTTATTTACCTCAGTATCACCCAACACCAGAAAATGATGAGTGGTGGGGAAAAGGATTCACCGAATGGACTAATGTTGGACGTGCTAAGTCTCTTTTTAAAGGACATGACCAACCAAGAGTTCCTACCGAATTAGGTTATTACGATTTGAGACTGCCAGTGGTGCGCGAGCAACAAGCAGAATTGGCAAGAAAGGCTGGTGTTACTGCTTTTTGTTATTGGCACTATTGGTTTGGAAATGGAAAGCAGATGTTGTCAGAAATTTTTGATGAAGTCTTAAGTTCTGGCCAGCCAGATTTCCCTTTTTGTTTAGGGTGGGCAAATCATTCTTGGTTTGCAAAATCATGGGATAAAACGACACCGAATAAGTTACTAGTTAAGCAAGAATATCCAGGTATAGAAGATCAAATACAACACTTTCAATACCTACTTAGAGCCTTTAAAGACCCAAGATACATTAAGGTGGACAATAAACCTTTCTTATTGATTTTCGACCCTTTTACTCTTCCTGATATATATATCGAAAACTTTAGAAAATTCGCTAAAGAGGCTGGTTTTCCTGACTTATACATTGTAGCAAATAGCTATAAAATAGAATTATCTCCAAATTACTTTACTGAAAAAGGATATGATGCCGTTAGTTATGCGCGTCTTTCTTCCCTTTGGGCTGAAAAAATAAGAAGAATGGGAAAATTGGAACGTAACTTTTTTTCTATGTATCGTGTCTTTAAGCAACTGGTTACCGGACGTCCGCGAGGTGCAAGAGACTATAGTAAGGATTTCCCAAAGTTAATTACTAAGCAAGACAAAGATAGAAGAATTATTCCACAGATTGTTCCACAATGGGACCACAGTCCTAGGAGTGAGCATGCGGCTGATTTGATATATTATAATTCGACACCAGAAAGTTTTTATCTTCATTGTTTAGATGCATTTGAAGTATTAAAAGATAAGTCTGAAGACGAACAAATTCTAATATTAAAATCATGGAATGAATGGGGAGAAGGAAATTATATGGAACCAGATATCTCAAATGGCGATGGTTATATCAAAGCTCTACGTAAAGCTTTAAATAAAGTTTCTAAATGA